A region of Microtus ochrogaster isolate Prairie Vole_2 linkage group LG1, MicOch1.0, whole genome shotgun sequence DNA encodes the following proteins:
- the Cxcl9 gene encoding C-X-C motif chemokine 9 — protein MRSIALFLLGVIFLDQCGVQGNLVMRNQRCSCIGTRKGMIPSYRSLRDLKQFAPSPQCNKTEIIATLKTGTQTCLNPDSANVKKLMDYWEKQISLKKNQKRGKKHQKNKKAGKAKKPQGPRSKAP, from the exons ATGAGGTCAATTGCTCTATTTCTCTTGGGTGTCATCTTCCTGGACCAGTGTGGGGTTCAAG GAAACCTAGTCATGAGGAATCAGCGTTGCTCCTGCATCGGGACCAGGAAAGGCATGATCCCCTCCTACAGGTCCTTAAGAGATCTCAAACAATTTGCCCCAAGCCCTCAGTGCAACAAAACTGAAATCAT TGCTACCCTGAAGACCGGAACTCAAACCTGTCTGAACCCGGATTCAGCAAATGTGAAGAAGCTGATGGACTATTGGGAGAAACAG ATCAGccttaagaaaaatcaaaagagggggaaaaaacatcaaaagaacaagaaagccGGAAAAGCTAAAAAACCCCAAGGTCCTCGTTCAAAGGCTCCATGA